Part of the Sporomusa termitida genome, TGTCTGTCCGTAAGAAATGCTCAACCATTCTTCTTTGAATAGGCTCGTAGGCCTGACTTAAATTTTCAACAATATTGGCCACCAGGTGTTTTTTTTGCATAGCCGACATGGTCCGGTATCTAAAGCCGGCCTGATAATAAATGTCGCCGCCTATCTCTTTCCGGACTATGCAACCGGCAATATGGTTCTGGGCAGGTTTCCCGATCACCGGTGCCGGCATAGGCGTCCCGCCGCCTAATGTATTAGGCAAATAATTGGCAACCCCTTCATTGTACATGGTTTGCATGGCTCCGTCCTGCATCTTGTTATCGGCCGGTTTGCGCGGCATATTGGTAGGCAGTGCCAAATAGTTGACACCGAGCCGGTATCTTTGGGTATCCCCATAGGCAAAGATACGGCCCTGCAGTATTTTATCATTGGAAAACTCTATGCCCGGAACAATAGCCGCCGGTGAAAAAGCAGCTTGTTCAACATCAACAAAAAAATTGTCAGGATTTTTATTTAATACCATTTTTCCTACCGGCCTTATCGGCAATAAATCTTCCGGCCAAATATTAGTAGAATCCAGGGGATCAAAGGGCTGTTCACACTCATCGTCCACATTCATTATCTGGATCCGCAGCTCAAATTCAACCTGCTGGCCGGCAGCAATGGTATCAAATAAATCCCGCCGGGCTATATCAGGGTCTGTACCGGCAAGCATAGCTGCCGTCTTGCTGTCTATGTATTCAACACCGGCACAAGGCTCCCAGTGATACTTCACATATACCTCTTCCCCGCGCATATTGATCCACTTATAGGTATTGACCCCATAGCCCGGAATGGTCCGGTAACTTTTGACAGTACCGTTATCGGCAAACAAATAAGTGAGAAAATTGATGGACTCCGGCCGTAAGGACATGAAATCCCAAAACCGGCTGGCGGCTATCGGCCCGCCCCGGACATTGGTCACCGGATCAGGCTTCAGGGCGTGGACCAGGTCCGGAAACTGAATTGGATCTCGCAGCGGAAACACCGGGATATGGTTGCCCACAATATCATAATTGCCTTCGTCTGTGTAAAATTTTACCGAAAACCCTCTGATATCCCGCACCGTATCCGCACCGCCCAGAGAGCCGCCGGCTAAGGAGAACCTGACAAACACAGGCGTTACCTTTTCCGGATCCTGCAAAAAATCGGCTTTCGTTAATGACGCCAGTGAGTTATACGGTCTAAAAAAACCAAAAGCGCCGG contains:
- a CDS encoding catalase: MPKRYLTSNEGAPVTNDQQSLSVGQRGPILLEDTVFLEKISHFDRERIPERVLHAKGAGAFGFFRPYNSLASLTKADFLQDPEKVTPVFVRFSLAGGSLGGADTVRDIRGFSVKFYTDEGNYDIVGNHIPVFPLRDPIQFPDLVHALKPDPVTNVRGGPIAASRFWDFMSLRPESINFLTYLFADNGTVKSYRTIPGYGVNTYKWINMRGEEVYVKYHWEPCAGVEYIDSKTAAMLAGTDPDIARRDLFDTIAAGQQVEFELRIQIMNVDDECEQPFDPLDSTNIWPEDLLPIRPVGKMVLNKNPDNFFVDVEQAAFSPAAIVPGIEFSNDKILQGRIFAYGDTQRYRLGVNYLALPTNMPRKPADNKMQDGAMQTMYNEGVANYLPNTLGGGTPMPAPVIGKPAQNHIAGCIVRKEIGGDIYYQAGFRYRTMSAMQKKHLVANIVENLSQAYEPIQRRMVEHFLRTDSELGRRIAQGINLMI